The sequence TAAGCATTCATTAATTTCCACTTAGAATTATATCCAAGTTCATGTAGTCTGCTTTCTATTACTTCAAGTGTTTTTCCATTATCATGACTAACTAATCCTGCTACATTTTCTAAGAAAAAAGCTTTAGGTCTTCTTTCTTTAATAATTTTTTCAATCTCAAAAAACAACGTCCCTCTTGTATCCTCAAATCCTTTTCTCAATCCTCCTATAGAAAAAGGCTGACATGGAAATCCTCCAGCAATTATATCAAATTCAGGTATTTCATCTAGTGGTATCTTTGTTATATCCCCTTTAGGAGTCTCTCCAAAATTTATAGCGTATGTTTCTGCAGCATATTTATCTATTTCTGAACTCATAACACATTTAATACCATTATTTTCAAAAGCAATTCTGATACCACCAATTCCTGCAAATAAATCGATCATTTTAAGCATTTATAATCCCTCAACATTTCTAACACTGCATCAGCTATTGATTTCCCTAATATAGGGGGTACTGCATTTGCCAATTGCTGATGCTGATCATATTTTGTCCCTGTTAATTCAAAGTCATCATTAAATGATTGAATTCTTGCAACTTCCCTAACAGTTGGAGTTCTATCATAAATAGGGTGAATAATCATAGATTTCGATACGTGTTTTATTGTAATTGATGGTTCATCCATCTTTAATCTTCTATAATTATTGCTATGCTTTCCCCCACCTTGTCCTAGTCCTATAGGGATATCCTGCCAATTTCCTCCTTGTGGAACACTGTGCATTCTTTTAACTATTAGAGGCGCGTGTTTTATAGGCTCATGATTAAGTATGGCTTTACGTCCCGCCATTAATGTTTGATATTCATTTTTAGGTTCTAGATAATCACTTCCATCCTTTGGGATATTTCCTAGCGCATCTCCAACTGTTATAACTGGCTTTTTACCATTACCATATTGTGGTTGTGGAAATTTAACATTATCTACTAATGATGCTATAAATATAACCCTTTTTCTATTTTGAGGAATACCGTATTCCGAAGCCGTAAGCACATTTACGTCAACATAGTATCCTAGTTCTTTCAATTCAGATACAATTACATCTTTTACATTCTCACCTGATGGTATTGTCATAGATAATAGACCCAATACATTTTCTATAACGACTACTTTAGGTTTCACTATTTCAACAATTCTAATTACCTCTTTAAATAAATTATTTCTTTCATCTAGGACATCTCTTCTTCCAGCCATTGAAAACCCTTGACAAGGAGGTCCAGCAATAACAACATCCGTTTTTCCTATGTATTTTTCAAAAAACTTCTCATCTAGTTCTCTAATATCACCTTGTTTTACTTCAGTTGATGGAT comes from Natranaerovirga pectinivora and encodes:
- a CDS encoding DNA cytosine methyltransferase, with protein sequence MYKIIDLFCGIGGFSYGFEMTNRFKTMLGVDFWDVALNTFKKNHPSTEVKQGDIRELDEKFFEKYIGKTDVVIAGPPCQGFSMAGRRDVLDERNNLFKEVIRIVEIVKPKVVVIENVLGLLSMTIPSGENVKDVIVSELKELGYYVDVNVLTASEYGIPQNRKRVIFIASLVDNVKFPQPQYGNGKKPVITVGDALGNIPKDGSDYLEPKNEYQTLMAGRKAILNHEPIKHAPLIVKRMHSVPQGGNWQDIPIGLGQGGGKHSNNYRRLKMDEPSITIKHVSKSMIIHPIYDRTPTVREVARIQSFNDDFELTGTKYDQHQQLANAVPPILGKSIADAVLEMLRDYKCLK